Proteins from a single region of Nocardiopsis dassonvillei subsp. dassonvillei DSM 43111:
- the ftsW gene encoding putative lipid II flippase FtsW produces the protein MAATTAVPGATRSKARAAVGGRERALWREWVRLLDRPLTSYYLILGTSVLLIALGLMMVLSSTMVNSIDETGSAFSMFQQQLVSAALGLPLMFLASHLPQRIFRLVGYPAMIVSAALLLLTVFQGVEVNGATRWLDLGGLIIQPSEPAKLAFALWGANILARKEELRELTEWRHLLIPLLPGCGLLVLLVLMGSNLSTGLVFLVTFLGLLWVVGAPGRLFGAMFGLVLGLAAIAIAIEPYRMARVTSFLDPEADPLGSGMQSLHSLYALGTGGVFGVGIGESREKWGFLPFAESDFVFAIIGEEFGLIGTLLMLALFGMLGYAGMRVAFRVKEPFPRLASFAIVTWIMGQAMINIGAVIGLLPVTGVPLPLVSYGGSSLVTTMAALGVLLALAKTEPEARKVLEARGPSRVQRALSWLGLDNIAASVNNLGGAAASGRPTTARGPRTAGARGGRTTAKHRSGPVPAGDRPRRNRRR, from the coding sequence ATGGCGGCGACGACGGCGGTTCCCGGGGCGACCCGGTCCAAGGCGCGCGCGGCGGTGGGCGGACGCGAACGCGCCCTGTGGCGTGAGTGGGTCCGCCTGCTGGACCGGCCGCTCACCTCGTACTACCTGATCCTGGGCACCTCGGTCCTGCTCATCGCGCTGGGCCTGATGATGGTGCTGTCCTCCACGATGGTCAACTCCATCGACGAGACCGGCTCGGCCTTCTCGATGTTCCAGCAGCAGCTGGTCTCGGCCGCCCTGGGCCTGCCGCTGATGTTCCTGGCCTCCCACCTGCCCCAGCGGATCTTCCGCCTGGTCGGCTACCCGGCGATGATCGTCTCGGCGGCGCTGCTGCTGCTCACCGTCTTCCAGGGCGTGGAGGTCAACGGCGCCACCCGCTGGCTGGACCTGGGCGGGCTGATCATCCAGCCCTCCGAGCCGGCCAAGCTCGCCTTCGCCCTGTGGGGTGCCAACATCCTGGCCCGCAAGGAGGAGCTGCGCGAGCTCACCGAGTGGCGGCACCTGCTCATCCCGCTGCTGCCCGGATGCGGCCTGCTGGTCCTGCTGGTGCTGATGGGCTCCAACCTGTCCACGGGCCTGGTGTTCCTGGTCACCTTCCTGGGGCTGCTGTGGGTGGTGGGCGCGCCCGGCAGGCTGTTCGGGGCCATGTTCGGCCTGGTCCTGGGACTGGCCGCCATCGCCATCGCCATCGAGCCCTACCGCATGGCGCGCGTCACCTCCTTCCTGGACCCCGAGGCCGACCCCCTGGGCTCGGGCATGCAGTCGCTGCACAGCCTCTACGCCCTGGGCACCGGCGGGGTCTTCGGCGTCGGCATCGGCGAGAGCCGCGAGAAGTGGGGCTTCCTGCCCTTCGCCGAGTCCGACTTCGTCTTCGCCATCATCGGCGAGGAGTTCGGCCTCATCGGCACCCTGCTCATGCTCGCCCTGTTCGGCATGCTCGGCTACGCCGGGATGCGCGTGGCCTTCCGCGTCAAGGAGCCCTTCCCCCGCCTGGCCTCCTTCGCCATCGTCACCTGGATCATGGGCCAGGCCATGATCAACATTGGCGCCGTCATCGGGCTGCTGCCCGTCACCGGCGTCCCGCTGCCCCTGGTCTCCTACGGGGGCTCGTCTCTGGTCACCACCATGGCGGCCCTGGGCGTTCTCCTGGCACTGGCCAAGACCGAGCCGGAGGCGCGCAAGGTGCTGGAGGCCCGGGGTCCCAGTCGGGTGCAAAGGGCTCTAAGCTGGCTGGGCCTGGACAACATCGCCGCCTCGGTGAACAACCTCGGCGGCGCGGCGGCGTCCGGGCGACCCACCACGGCACGCGGCCCGCGCACGGCGGGCGCCCGCGGTGGCAGGACAACGGCCAAGCACAGGAGCGGACCGGTCCCGGCGGGTGACCGGCCAAGGAGGAATCGGCGACGATGA
- the murG gene encoding undecaprenyldiphospho-muramoylpentapeptide beta-N-acetylglucosaminyltransferase translates to MRVALAGGGTAGHIEPALSLADALRRMDPSTEILCLGTERGLETRLVPMRGYELGIIPAVPLPRRLTPQLLSVPGKLAGALSAAGEHLDRLQADIIVGFGGYVATPGYLAARRRRIPIVVHEANPLPGLANRLGARLTPHVFTGHPHTQIRNGRFVGIPLREQITSLDRLAMGDKARTYFGLRHDLPTLLIFGGSQGAQRINETAYAARDAFRDSGVQVLHVVGPKNADEPQDLTQMGIPYVAVPYVDRMDMAYAAADVAMCRSGAMTCAELTAVGLPGAFVPLAIGNGEQALNAEPIVQAGGGMMVNNADVSVEWITQQLIPLLTDTDRVVAMSEAAARMGRRDADMELAREVTAIARGDKPTPDMPVSEDDGDEAFYDDGKDTR, encoded by the coding sequence ATGAGGGTAGCCCTCGCCGGAGGCGGCACGGCCGGGCATATCGAGCCCGCACTCTCCCTTGCGGACGCGCTGCGGCGCATGGACCCCAGCACGGAGATCCTCTGCCTGGGCACCGAGCGGGGCCTCGAGACCCGGCTGGTGCCCATGCGCGGCTACGAGCTGGGCATCATCCCGGCCGTCCCCCTGCCGCGCAGGCTCACCCCGCAGCTGCTCAGCGTGCCCGGCAAGCTCGCGGGCGCCCTCAGCGCGGCCGGTGAGCACCTGGACCGGCTCCAGGCCGACATCATCGTCGGCTTCGGCGGCTACGTGGCCACGCCCGGCTACCTGGCCGCCCGCCGCAGGCGCATCCCCATCGTCGTCCACGAGGCCAACCCCCTGCCGGGCCTGGCCAACCGGCTGGGCGCGCGCCTGACCCCGCACGTGTTCACCGGCCACCCCCACACCCAGATCCGCAACGGCCGCTTCGTGGGCATCCCGCTGCGCGAGCAGATCACCTCGCTCGACCGGCTGGCCATGGGCGACAAGGCCCGCACCTACTTCGGCCTGCGCCACGACCTGCCCACCCTGCTGATCTTCGGCGGCTCCCAGGGCGCCCAGCGCATCAACGAGACCGCCTACGCCGCCCGCGACGCCTTCCGCGACAGCGGCGTCCAGGTGCTGCACGTGGTCGGCCCCAAGAACGCCGACGAGCCCCAGGACCTCACCCAGATGGGCATCCCCTACGTCGCCGTCCCCTACGTGGACCGCATGGACATGGCCTACGCCGCGGCCGACGTGGCCATGTGCCGCTCCGGGGCGATGACCTGCGCCGAGCTGACCGCCGTCGGCCTGCCCGGCGCGTTCGTGCCGCTGGCCATCGGCAACGGCGAGCAGGCCCTCAACGCCGAGCCCATCGTCCAGGCGGGCGGCGGGATGATGGTCAACAACGCCGACGTCTCCGTCGAGTGGATCACCCAGCAGCTCATCCCGCTGCTCACCGACACCGACCGGGTCGTGGCCATGTCCGAGGCGGCCGCCCGGATGGGCCGCCGCGACGCCGACATGGAGCTGGCCCGCGAGGTCACGGCCATCGCCCGCGGCGACAAACCCACGCCCGACATGCCGGTGTCCGAGGACGACGGCGACGAGGCCTTCTACGACGACGGGAAGGACACCCGATGA
- the murC gene encoding UDP-N-acetylmuramate--L-alanine ligase: MSLVRPTEPVPVDKLGRTHFIGLGGAGMSGIARVLLQSGVEVSGSDARDSDTLRELEQMGADVHVGHAADNLGTAETLVVSSAIREDNPELVEARRRGLRVLPRAAALGALLLGREGVAVSGTHGKTTTTSMVAVVLQHVGADPGYVIGGKLVTTGLGADAGIGEVIAVEADESDGSFLMLSPKIAVVTNVEADHLDNYSGIEEIHANFASFVDRVERTLVVGVDDPGARRVAELARERGKRVLTYGEAEDADYRVTRVRARGFTTEFTIRTANGEPVDGQLAVPGRHNVLNAAAAVAVADELGHDLEVAVEGIADFAGAARRFEPKGEAGGVAVYDSYAHHPTEIEADLRATRAALESLAEEAREDGREHAGGRVVALFQPHLYSRTRIFAEEFAAALGLADEVVVTEVYAAREDPEPGVTAELITSRVAHDRVWYVPGRDDAVLRVAELAGPGDIVLTMGAGDVTELGPRIVEALAQRADGLGG; the protein is encoded by the coding sequence ATGAGCCTGGTGCGGCCGACCGAGCCGGTGCCCGTGGACAAGCTGGGCCGTACCCACTTCATCGGCCTGGGCGGAGCGGGCATGTCCGGCATCGCCCGCGTGCTGCTCCAGTCGGGGGTGGAGGTCTCGGGCAGCGACGCCCGCGACAGCGACACCCTGCGCGAACTGGAGCAGATGGGCGCCGACGTCCACGTGGGACACGCCGCCGACAACCTCGGCACGGCGGAGACCCTGGTGGTCTCCTCCGCCATCCGCGAGGACAACCCCGAACTGGTCGAGGCGCGCCGCCGGGGCCTGCGCGTGCTGCCCCGGGCCGCGGCCCTGGGCGCGCTGCTGCTGGGCCGCGAGGGCGTCGCCGTCTCGGGCACCCACGGCAAGACCACCACCACGTCCATGGTCGCGGTGGTGCTCCAGCACGTGGGCGCCGACCCCGGCTACGTCATCGGCGGCAAGCTGGTCACCACCGGCCTGGGCGCCGACGCCGGCATCGGCGAGGTCATCGCGGTGGAGGCCGACGAGAGCGACGGCTCCTTCCTCATGCTCTCGCCCAAGATCGCGGTGGTCACCAACGTCGAGGCCGACCACCTGGACAACTACAGCGGTATCGAGGAGATCCACGCCAACTTCGCCTCGTTCGTCGACCGGGTCGAGCGCACGCTCGTCGTGGGGGTGGACGACCCCGGCGCCCGCCGGGTGGCCGAGCTGGCCCGCGAACGCGGCAAGCGGGTGCTCACCTACGGCGAGGCCGAGGACGCCGACTACCGCGTCACCCGGGTGCGCGCCCGCGGCTTCACCACCGAGTTCACCATCCGCACCGCGAACGGCGAGCCCGTGGACGGCCAGCTCGCCGTACCGGGCCGCCACAACGTGCTCAACGCGGCCGCGGCCGTCGCGGTCGCCGACGAGCTGGGCCACGACCTGGAGGTGGCGGTCGAGGGCATCGCCGACTTCGCCGGCGCCGCGCGCCGCTTCGAGCCCAAGGGCGAGGCGGGGGGAGTGGCCGTCTACGACAGCTACGCCCACCACCCCACCGAGATCGAGGCCGACCTGCGCGCGACCCGTGCGGCGCTGGAGTCCCTGGCCGAGGAGGCGCGCGAGGACGGTCGTGAGCACGCCGGGGGCAGGGTCGTCGCCCTGTTCCAACCGCACCTGTACAGCCGCACCCGCATCTTCGCCGAGGAGTTCGCCGCCGCGCTGGGCCTGGCCGACGAGGTCGTGGTCACCGAGGTCTACGCCGCCCGCGAGGACCCCGAGCCCGGGGTCACGGCGGAGCTGATCACCTCGCGTGTCGCGCACGACCGCGTGTGGTACGTGCCCGGCCGCGACGACGCCGTGCTCCGGGTGGCCGAGTTGGCCGGCCCCGGCGACATCGTGCTCACCATGGGCGCGGGCGACGTCACCGAGCTGGGCCCGCGCATCGTCGAGGCGCTCGCGCAGAGGGCCGACGGCCTCGGGGGCTGA
- a CDS encoding cell division protein FtsQ/DivIB — translation MVAEQEEAAGHAVPRKRSDPWKFAFVALLVVALVCVVAWLLLGSRLLVVRDVAVTGLDRTPSEEVVAALGVPTGTPLIRVDLDRSEERAEALPLVESATVTRGWPATLEVEVVERRPLLAVQAGEDYRLIDADGVRIEDAPSLPDAYPLVRVTGEVEGNEAVAAAADIVGRAPDSLLSRIRLIDATDPEAIVIELAEEARVEWGSPEETARKSDVLRVLIGEHPPQEERVYDVSAPDLAVVR, via the coding sequence GTGGTCGCTGAGCAGGAGGAGGCGGCTGGGCACGCGGTGCCGCGCAAGCGGTCCGACCCCTGGAAGTTCGCCTTCGTGGCTCTGCTGGTGGTCGCCCTGGTCTGCGTGGTCGCCTGGCTGCTGCTCGGGTCCCGCCTGCTCGTGGTGCGCGACGTCGCGGTCACCGGCCTGGACCGGACCCCCTCCGAGGAGGTGGTCGCGGCCCTGGGCGTGCCCACCGGGACGCCCCTGATCAGGGTCGACCTGGACCGCAGCGAGGAGCGCGCCGAGGCGCTGCCGCTGGTGGAGTCGGCCACGGTCACCCGCGGCTGGCCCGCCACCCTGGAGGTCGAGGTGGTCGAACGCCGACCGCTGCTGGCCGTCCAGGCGGGGGAGGACTACCGGCTGATCGACGCCGACGGCGTGCGCATCGAGGACGCGCCGAGCCTGCCCGACGCCTACCCGCTGGTCCGCGTGACCGGGGAGGTGGAGGGCAACGAGGCCGTCGCCGCCGCCGCCGACATCGTCGGACGGGCACCGGACTCCCTCCTCTCCCGGATCCGGCTCATCGACGCCACCGACCCCGAGGCGATCGTGATCGAACTCGCCGAGGAGGCCCGTGTCGAGTGGGGCTCGCCCGAGGAGACCGCGCGCAAGAGCGACGTCCTGCGGGTGCTCATCGGCGAGCACCCGCCGCAGGAGGAGCGCGTCTACGACGTGTCCGCGCCCGACCTCGCCGTGGTGAGGTGA
- the ftsZ gene encoding cell division protein FtsZ encodes MAAPQNYLAVIKVVGIGGGGVNAVNRMIEEGLKGVEFIAINTDAQALLMSDADVKLDVGRELTRGLGAGANPDVGRKAAEDHREEIEEVLKGADMVFVTAGEGGGTGTGGAPVVANIARSLGALTIGVVTRPFGFEGKRRATQAESGIAMLREEVDTLIVIPNDRLLSISDRQVSVLDAFKAADQVLLSGVQGITDLITTPGLINLDFADVKSVMSGAGSALMGIGSARGDDRAVAAAEMAISSPLLEASIDGAHGVLLSIQGGSDLGLFEINEAAQLVANSAAPEANIIFGAVIDDALGDEVRVTVIAAGFDEPEGVIPVVRERQPVDPPEAAAPKAGITSGREERTAPAAPASADASGASAANMPWITPSRPAEPAPEPQWTPPATQAPPVQQPVEAEPAHQEQYTQAAPAEPGPAQQTPPHGTSAFQAEAEPAEPVRAEEPAPAEEEPAEREGGHAGHIHAVSDATAERRGDVPTPRRRVIFDDPDDLDVPEFLK; translated from the coding sequence GTGGCAGCACCGCAGAACTACCTCGCGGTCATCAAAGTCGTCGGCATCGGCGGCGGCGGTGTCAACGCCGTCAACCGAATGATCGAAGAGGGGCTCAAGGGCGTCGAGTTCATCGCCATCAACACTGACGCCCAGGCGCTGCTGATGAGTGACGCAGACGTCAAGCTGGACGTCGGGCGCGAACTCACCCGCGGCCTCGGAGCCGGAGCCAACCCCGATGTCGGCCGCAAGGCCGCCGAGGACCACCGGGAGGAGATCGAGGAGGTCCTCAAGGGGGCCGACATGGTCTTCGTCACCGCCGGTGAGGGCGGTGGAACCGGAACCGGGGGCGCCCCGGTCGTGGCCAACATCGCCCGGTCCCTGGGCGCCCTGACCATCGGCGTGGTCACCCGCCCCTTCGGGTTCGAGGGCAAGAGGCGGGCCACCCAGGCCGAGTCGGGGATAGCGATGCTCCGCGAGGAGGTCGACACCCTCATCGTGATCCCCAACGACCGGCTGCTGTCCATCTCCGACCGCCAGGTCAGCGTGTTGGACGCCTTCAAGGCCGCCGACCAGGTACTCCTGTCCGGTGTGCAGGGCATCACCGACCTGATCACCACGCCGGGACTGATCAACCTGGACTTCGCCGACGTCAAGTCGGTCATGTCCGGGGCGGGATCGGCGCTCATGGGCATCGGGTCGGCGCGCGGGGACGACCGGGCGGTCGCGGCGGCGGAGATGGCGATCTCCTCGCCACTGCTGGAAGCGAGTATCGACGGGGCCCACGGTGTGCTGCTGTCCATCCAGGGCGGCTCCGACCTGGGGCTCTTCGAGATCAACGAGGCGGCACAGCTCGTCGCGAACTCGGCGGCGCCCGAGGCCAACATCATCTTCGGCGCCGTCATCGACGACGCCCTGGGCGACGAGGTGAGGGTCACCGTCATCGCGGCCGGCTTCGACGAGCCGGAGGGAGTGATCCCGGTGGTGCGGGAGCGCCAGCCGGTGGACCCTCCTGAGGCCGCCGCCCCCAAGGCAGGCATCACGTCCGGCAGGGAGGAGAGGACCGCTCCGGCGGCGCCCGCCTCCGCGGACGCGAGCGGGGCGTCGGCCGCCAACATGCCGTGGATCACACCGTCCCGTCCGGCCGAGCCCGCCCCGGAGCCGCAGTGGACGCCGCCGGCGACCCAGGCTCCGCCGGTCCAGCAGCCGGTCGAGGCCGAGCCCGCCCACCAGGAGCAGTACACCCAGGCCGCTCCGGCCGAGCCGGGCCCCGCACAGCAGACCCCGCCCCACGGCACGTCCGCCTTCCAGGCGGAGGCCGAGCCCGCCGAGCCGGTCCGCGCCGAGGAGCCCGCTCCGGCCGAGGAGGAGCCCGCCGAGCGTGAGGGCGGCCACGCGGGTCACATCCACGCGGTTTCGGACGCCACCGCCGAGCGGCGCGGGGACGTGCCCACGCCCCGGCGCCGGGTCATCTTCGACGACCCCGACGACCTCGACGTGCCGGAGTTCCTGAAGTAG
- the pgeF gene encoding peptidoglycan editing factor PgeF: MSNVIDLGHGVRAAVTERHGGVSAPPYDSLNMGLSSGDEREAVLANRKIAARDLGFDVDRVVWMHQVHSADVLVATGPGGAGTCDGVVTTRSDLVLASMAADCLPVLAADAEAGVLGAAHSGRLGTANGVAANLVAAMADQGARADRITVFLGPAICGGCYEVPPHVRDETARGVPEAACTTSRGTAGVDMRAAVTAQLRRAGVTDIRADGRCTLESPELFSHRGQAPTGRFAAFLWRA, from the coding sequence ATGAGCAACGTCATCGACCTGGGCCACGGGGTCCGCGCGGCCGTCACCGAACGGCACGGGGGAGTGAGCGCCCCGCCCTACGACTCGCTCAACATGGGCCTGAGCTCGGGGGACGAACGCGAGGCGGTGCTCGCCAACCGCAAGATCGCCGCCCGCGACCTGGGGTTCGACGTCGACCGGGTCGTGTGGATGCACCAGGTGCACAGCGCCGACGTCCTCGTGGCCACCGGCCCCGGGGGCGCGGGCACCTGCGACGGGGTGGTCACCACCCGCTCCGACCTGGTCCTGGCCTCGATGGCCGCCGACTGCCTTCCGGTCCTGGCCGCCGACGCCGAGGCGGGCGTCCTGGGCGCCGCGCACTCCGGCCGACTGGGCACCGCGAACGGTGTGGCCGCCAACCTGGTCGCGGCGATGGCCGACCAGGGCGCCCGCGCCGACCGGATCACCGTCTTCCTGGGCCCCGCCATCTGCGGCGGGTGCTACGAGGTCCCGCCCCACGTGCGCGACGAGACCGCGCGCGGGGTACCCGAGGCCGCCTGCACCACGAGCCGGGGCACCGCCGGCGTGGACATGCGCGCCGCCGTCACCGCCCAGCTGCGCCGGGCGGGCGTCACCGACATCCGGGCCGACGGCCGCTGCACCCTGGAGAGCCCCGAACTGTTCTCCCACCGTGGTCAGGCGCCGACCGGCAGGTTCGCCGCCTTCCTCTGGCGCGCCTGA
- a CDS encoding YggS family pyridoxal phosphate-dependent enzyme — MTHADPARVEQVRANLAAARARIEAACAKAGRSPDEVSLVAVTKTHPASDVRILASLGVTDVGENRDQEAAPKAAETADLGLTWHFVGQLQTNKARSVASYADVVHSVDRARLARALGERAAAAGRSLTCLVQINLDEDSRAGVIGPRGGVDPGDALELAARIEEHEALVLGGVMAVAPREGDPSAAFARLQEVAARIRDRYPRATVVSAGMSGDLEAAVERGATHLRLGTALLGNRGPIVG, encoded by the coding sequence GTGACACACGCAGACCCGGCTCGCGTCGAGCAGGTCCGCGCCAACCTCGCCGCCGCGCGGGCCAGGATCGAGGCGGCCTGCGCCAAGGCCGGCCGCAGCCCGGACGAGGTGTCGCTGGTCGCCGTCACCAAGACACACCCGGCCTCCGATGTGCGGATTCTCGCCTCACTCGGGGTGACCGACGTGGGCGAGAACCGCGACCAGGAGGCGGCGCCCAAGGCCGCCGAGACCGCCGACCTCGGCCTGACCTGGCACTTCGTGGGCCAGTTGCAGACCAACAAGGCGCGGTCGGTGGCCTCCTACGCCGACGTCGTGCACTCGGTGGACCGCGCCAGGCTGGCCCGGGCACTGGGCGAGCGCGCCGCCGCGGCCGGACGGAGCCTGACCTGCCTCGTCCAGATCAACCTCGACGAGGACTCGAGGGCCGGGGTGATCGGTCCGCGCGGGGGCGTCGACCCCGGGGACGCGCTCGAACTCGCGGCGCGGATCGAGGAGCACGAGGCGCTCGTGCTGGGCGGGGTCATGGCGGTCGCCCCCCGCGAGGGCGATCCCTCGGCCGCCTTCGCGCGTCTACAGGAGGTCGCGGCCCGCATCCGCGATCGCTATCCTCGGGCGACGGTGGTGTCCGCGGGCATGAGCGGGGACCTGGAGGCGGCGGTCGAGCGAGGCGCGACACACCTGCGACTCGGTACGGCGTTGCTCGGCAACCGGGGACCGATCGTGGGGTAA
- a CDS encoding cell division protein SepF, with product MAGAMRKMAVYLGLVEDDRYDHRYADEYDEFDDFDEGVEEQRERDADAPPGEEARGDVMDTGGYLGSGRGGTTATASTADLARITTLHPRTYNEARTIGEHFREGTPVIMNLTEMVDSDAKRLVDFAAGLIFGLHGSIERVTNKVFLLSPANVEVTAEDKARIAERGFFNQS from the coding sequence ATGGCCGGCGCGATGCGCAAGATGGCGGTCTACCTCGGCCTCGTGGAGGACGACCGTTACGATCACCGCTATGCGGACGAATATGATGAGTTCGACGATTTCGACGAGGGGGTGGAGGAGCAGCGTGAACGCGACGCTGACGCCCCGCCCGGCGAGGAAGCGCGAGGCGACGTGATGGACACCGGCGGTTACCTGGGCTCAGGTCGCGGTGGCACGACCGCGACCGCCTCCACCGCCGACCTCGCGCGGATCACCACGCTCCATCCGCGTACCTACAACGAGGCGCGTACCATCGGAGAGCACTTCCGAGAGGGTACACCGGTGATCATGAACCTGACCGAGATGGTCGACAGCGACGCCAAGCGTCTGGTCGACTTCGCGGCTGGTCTGATCTTCGGTCTGCATGGCAGTATCGAACGCGTCACCAACAAGGTGTTCCTGCTGTCCCCGGCCAACGTCGAGGTGACCGCCGAGGACAAGGCGCGGATCGCCGAGCGAGGGTTCTTCAATCAGAGCTAG
- a CDS encoding YggT family protein, which produces MSTVLSVLIIILQLFVFVLLARVILEMVQSFSRSWRPTGFVLVIAEIVYTITDPPLRFLRRFIKPVRLGSIALDLSVLVLFFGVYILIALLGSFA; this is translated from the coding sequence GTGAGTACCGTCCTGTCCGTGCTGATCATCATCCTGCAGCTGTTTGTCTTCGTGCTGCTGGCCAGGGTGATCCTGGAGATGGTGCAGTCCTTCTCCAGATCGTGGCGCCCCACGGGGTTCGTGCTCGTGATCGCTGAGATCGTGTACACGATCACCGACCCGCCACTGAGGTTCCTGCGTCGGTTCATCAAGCCCGTACGCCTGGGGAGCATCGCGCTCGACCTGAGCGTCCTGGTGCTCTTCTTCGGCGTCTACATCTTGATCGCACTGCTCGGGAGCTTCGCCTAG
- a CDS encoding DivIVA domain-containing protein — MPLTPADVRNKQFSTTRLRPGYDEEEVDAFLDEVESELDRLIQENEELRGKLAECLRGKVPNAGMQDFQQQDQAPEPQHEQMRPEPVQPPQAVEPQPPVQQQMQMAGPGMGMGGEENMDTAARVLALAQQTADQAISDARREADETLGRARHESEDILGKARRQADQIIGEARARSENLDRDAQERHRQVMGSLVQQREELEHKVNVLKDFEREYRSRLKDYFERQLRELKSEEEKAQELNNPNTTGGFQTMAPQTGATPSLQHGPTGNPFGQPEPAQHGGFHPGEPHERR, encoded by the coding sequence ATGCCGCTGACACCCGCCGATGTGCGGAACAAGCAGTTCAGTACCACCCGGCTCCGACCGGGATACGACGAAGAAGAGGTCGACGCCTTCCTCGACGAGGTCGAGTCCGAGCTCGACCGCCTGATCCAGGAGAACGAGGAACTGCGCGGCAAGCTGGCCGAGTGCCTGCGGGGCAAGGTGCCCAACGCCGGCATGCAGGACTTCCAGCAGCAGGACCAGGCGCCCGAGCCGCAGCACGAGCAGATGCGCCCCGAGCCGGTGCAGCCTCCGCAGGCCGTCGAGCCCCAGCCCCCGGTCCAGCAGCAGATGCAGATGGCCGGTCCCGGCATGGGCATGGGCGGCGAGGAGAACATGGACACGGCCGCCCGTGTTCTGGCCCTCGCGCAGCAGACCGCCGACCAGGCGATCTCCGACGCCCGCCGCGAGGCCGACGAGACCCTCGGCCGCGCCCGCCACGAGTCCGAGGACATCCTCGGCAAGGCCCGCCGCCAGGCCGACCAGATCATCGGTGAGGCCCGCGCCCGTTCCGAGAACCTCGACCGCGACGCGCAGGAGCGCCACCGTCAGGTCATGGGCAGCCTCGTCCAGCAGCGCGAGGAGCTGGAGCACAAGGTCAACGTGCTCAAGGACTTCGAGCGTGAGTACCGCAGCCGCCTCAAGGACTACTTCGAGCGCCAGCTGCGCGAGCTCAAGAGCGAGGAGGAGAAGGCCCAGGAGCTGAACAACCCGAACACCACGGGCGGCTTCCAGACCATGGCTCCGCAGACCGGCGCAACGCCCTCGCTCCAGCACGGCCCCACGGGCAACCCGTTCGGGCAGCCCGAGCCGGCCCAGCACGGCGGGTTCCACCCGGGCGAGCCGCACGAGCGCCGCTGA